The Eriocheir sinensis breed Jianghai 21 chromosome 4, ASM2467909v1, whole genome shotgun sequence genome has a segment encoding these proteins:
- the LOC127007677 gene encoding uncharacterized protein LOC127007677: MPKEFQHPFYKMPWLLEEEYGSLEDLDCLEGHLYMPRTPGDSVLPLWADDDDDDDPQQSAQRRPYHDGGTSDESVEAVAPLIDPRRAVLLPGYTGDHFPVWRRTETPKFINGASRLSRDAMPKVGIPKIEMQSPGDSDDSRADEGGTRASAGATKDIKSSDSSKSQPRVSLGSLRRSSTLTRINEFLQRARSEVFEGEDGLTAREKIRHLLRNSHVDDMQRSVFLLPPGLSLP; this comes from the coding sequence ATGCCTAAAGAGTTTCAGCACCCGTTCTACAAGATGCCGTGGCTCCTGGAGGAGGAATACGGCTCCCTCGAGGACTTAGACTGCCTCGAGGGCCATTTGTACATGCCCAGGACACCAGGAGACAGTGTCCTCCCTCTATGGgcggacgacgacgacgatgatgacccTCAACAGAGTGCGCAACGGCGGCCTTACCATGACGGCGGCACGAGTGACGAAAGCGTGGAGGCCGTGGCGCCTTTGATTGACCCTCGGCGTGCCGTTCTGCTGCCGGGCTACACGGGTGACCACTTCCCCGTGTGGCGGCGAACAGAGACACCCAAGTTCATCAATGGCGCCTCGAGGCTCTCGAGGGACGCCATGCCCAAGGTTGGCATCCCCAAGATCGAGATGCAGAGCCCCGGCGACTCTGACGACAGTCGCGCTGATGAGGGAGGGACGCGAGCCTCGGCTGGTGCCACAAAGGACATTAAAAGCAGTGATTCATCTAAGTCCCAGCCTCGAGTGTCACTGGGCTCCCTGCGGCGCTCCTCTACCCTCACCAGGATCAATGAGTTCCTGCAGAGAGCTCGCTCGGAGGTGTTTGAGGGCGAGGATGGCTTGACGGCCCGCGAGAAGATCAGACACCTGCTGCGTAACTCCCACGTGGACGACATGCAAAGGTCAGTGTTCCTCCTGCCACCTGGCCTGTCCCTTCCTTAA